From Agrobacterium tumefaciens, a single genomic window includes:
- a CDS encoding DUF992 domain-containing protein — protein sequence MKKAVAVTFAALTMGLGGAASALAADLARYEQAPQEQDDRNGVKIGYLSCDIGGGVGYVIGSAKELDCTFQSTMGARRTDHYTGAIRKMGVDLGFTTQGRLVWAVFAPTAGYHRGSLGGLYQGATAEATVGLGVGANVLVGGTSGSIQLQTVSVTGQVGLNLAATGTSVTLTAIN from the coding sequence ATGAAAAAAGCTGTTGCCGTAACCTTTGCCGCATTGACGATGGGTCTTGGCGGTGCCGCATCTGCGCTGGCTGCGGACCTTGCGAGATACGAGCAAGCTCCTCAGGAGCAGGACGATCGCAATGGTGTCAAGATCGGTTACCTGAGCTGCGATATCGGTGGCGGTGTGGGTTACGTGATCGGTTCCGCAAAGGAACTGGACTGCACGTTCCAGTCCACCATGGGCGCGCGCCGTACCGATCACTACACCGGCGCTATCCGCAAGATGGGTGTTGACCTAGGCTTTACCACACAGGGTCGTCTGGTCTGGGCGGTTTTTGCTCCGACAGCAGGCTATCACCGTGGTTCGCTCGGTGGCCTCTATCAGGGTGCAACGGCTGAAGCGACTGTCGGTCTTGGCGTCGGCGCTAACGTCCTCGTTGGCGGTACCTCCGGTTCCATCCAGCTTCAGACTGTCAGCGTGACGGGCCAGGTCGGCCTGAATCTTGCAGCGACCGGTACGTCGGTAACGCTGACGGCCATCAACTAA
- a CDS encoding cytochrome c family protein: MRFTASSVVSASIAFLLSAAVPAFSEGDVGKGERVFSRCSTCHSVDAPRTRMGPHLMGVVGRPMASVADYNNYSQAMKDAGNAGRVWSEEELAKFIASPKKAVPGTSMRFFGLWSETEIADLIAFLKAHPLPAQ; encoded by the coding sequence ATGAGATTTACTGCCTCCTCTGTCGTCTCAGCGTCAATCGCCTTTCTTCTGAGCGCGGCTGTGCCTGCTTTTTCAGAAGGTGATGTCGGCAAAGGGGAGCGCGTATTCAGCCGCTGTTCCACCTGTCACAGCGTCGACGCTCCCCGCACCCGGATGGGGCCACATTTGATGGGTGTGGTCGGCAGGCCAATGGCATCTGTTGCCGATTATAATAACTACTCGCAGGCGATGAAGGATGCGGGTAATGCGGGACGGGTCTGGTCAGAGGAGGAATTGGCCAAATTCATTGCCAGCCCCAAAAAAGCTGTGCCAGGGACGTCAATGCGCTTCTTCGGCCTCTGGAGCGAAACGGAAATCGCCGACCTGATCGCTTTTTTAAAAGCGCACCCTTTGCCAGCGCAATAG
- the recX gene encoding recombination regulator RecX, whose protein sequence is MLSWARNSAIYRLERRMMTERQLRDAITRKAKEKFEDISVQQTKALGDFAVKFAYEIKALDDTAFAEITVRSGLRSGKSKRGLAQKLTIKGVDRQTAEAALDETNDLVAAVVFARKRAFGPYRRIELDEKRKNKELSAFARNGFSFEIGARVFAMTPEEAEDILYDAPL, encoded by the coding sequence ATGCTGTCGTGGGCGCGCAATTCCGCGATTTATCGCCTGGAACGACGGATGATGACTGAGCGGCAATTGCGCGACGCGATTACCCGCAAGGCAAAGGAAAAGTTCGAAGATATCAGTGTCCAGCAGACGAAGGCTCTCGGCGATTTTGCCGTCAAATTCGCTTACGAAATCAAGGCTCTTGACGATACCGCCTTCGCTGAGATCACGGTTCGCAGTGGTCTGCGCAGTGGCAAATCCAAACGTGGCCTTGCCCAGAAACTGACGATCAAAGGCGTCGATCGGCAGACTGCGGAAGCTGCTCTCGACGAAACCAATGACCTTGTCGCGGCAGTGGTTTTTGCCCGCAAACGGGCATTCGGTCCCTACCGCCGTATTGAACTGGATGAAAAACGAAAGAACAAGGAACTATCAGCCTTTGCGCGCAACGGTTTTTCGTTTGAGATCGGTGCCCGGGTTTTCGCAATGACGCCTGAAGAAGCGGAAGATATTCTCTACGACGCGCCGCTTTGA
- a CDS encoding PQQ-dependent sugar dehydrogenase, which translates to MFHNKRFLTSTMLWAVVGASLSSAAYAQSASPVETGRANAPDQKPAFEGQTRAPQATAQPNVETSVVADGLPHLWSMEFLPDGRMIVAAKEGAMHIVADGKAGSAIDGVPDVASDGQGGLLDIALAPDFETSRTIFFSFSEPRDGGNGTSVASAKLSEDGGTAKLENVNVIFRQMPTYDGDKHFGSRLVFGPDNALYVTVGERSDATPRVQAQDLSSGLGKVFRIDTEGKAFEGNPFASQKNALPEIWSYGHRNLQAAALDGQGRLWTVEHGPKGGDELNMPKAGLNYGWPVITYGVEYSGRAVGEGATSKDGMEQPAYYWDPVIGPSGMVYYDAEQIPEWKGAFIVGGLVSQGLVILKIDGDKVATENRLPLDARIRDVKVGPDGAVYAVTEQRGGGNSQILRIAKSS; encoded by the coding sequence ATGTTCCACAACAAACGATTTTTGACCTCGACCATGCTCTGGGCGGTGGTGGGAGCCTCGCTCTCGAGTGCAGCCTATGCGCAATCTGCTTCGCCCGTTGAGACAGGACGGGCCAACGCACCAGATCAAAAACCGGCTTTTGAAGGTCAAACTCGAGCACCTCAGGCAACCGCGCAGCCAAACGTCGAAACATCCGTTGTCGCAGACGGCTTACCGCATCTGTGGTCGATGGAATTTCTACCAGACGGCCGCATGATAGTCGCCGCCAAGGAGGGCGCGATGCATATTGTCGCCGATGGCAAGGCCGGCTCCGCGATTGACGGCGTGCCGGACGTTGCGTCCGACGGACAGGGCGGCCTTCTGGACATTGCGCTTGCACCGGACTTTGAAACCTCGCGCACGATCTTCTTTTCTTTCTCTGAACCCCGTGACGGCGGCAACGGAACCTCTGTCGCATCCGCAAAGCTGAGTGAGGACGGCGGAACAGCAAAACTCGAAAACGTCAATGTCATCTTCCGCCAGATGCCAACCTATGACGGCGACAAGCATTTTGGCTCCAGGCTCGTCTTTGGGCCAGACAATGCGCTCTATGTGACGGTCGGTGAACGCTCCGATGCAACACCGCGCGTTCAGGCGCAGGACCTGTCGAGCGGCCTCGGAAAAGTCTTCCGGATCGATACCGAGGGCAAGGCATTCGAGGGCAATCCGTTCGCCAGCCAGAAGAACGCCCTCCCGGAAATCTGGAGTTATGGCCACCGCAATCTGCAGGCGGCCGCGCTGGACGGACAGGGCAGGCTTTGGACCGTTGAACACGGCCCCAAGGGTGGCGATGAACTCAACATGCCCAAAGCGGGGCTGAACTACGGTTGGCCCGTCATCACTTACGGTGTCGAATATAGCGGACGTGCCGTCGGCGAGGGTGCGACCTCCAAGGACGGCATGGAACAGCCTGCCTATTATTGGGACCCTGTTATCGGCCCATCTGGCATGGTCTATTACGACGCAGAGCAAATTCCGGAATGGAAGGGTGCGTTCATTGTCGGCGGACTGGTAAGCCAGGGACTGGTGATCCTGAAAATCGACGGCGATAAGGTTGCGACCGAGAACAGGCTGCCACTGGATGCACGCATTCGCGATGTGAAGGTCGGCCCCGATGGTGCTGTTTATGCCGTGACCGAGCAGCGCGGCGGCGGTAATTCGCAGATCCTGCGGATCGCCAAGTCCAGCTAA
- a CDS encoding class I SAM-dependent methyltransferase has translation MKEEDESFVVDFVGGAVGHRFRSGEGRGQALAKAAGFTKGRTPRIVDATAGLGRDAFLLASLGADVTLIERSAGMHAHLEDGIRRALEAGGAYAETAARMTLLHGDSRELLKELSPEVVIVDPMHPPRHNTALVKKEMRVLRELVGADPDQVQLMEVALANATKRVVLKWPLRADPMPGIRKPSHQILGKNTRYDVFMIFGKTADIED, from the coding sequence ATGAAAGAAGAAGACGAAAGCTTCGTGGTGGATTTTGTCGGTGGCGCGGTCGGTCACAGGTTCCGCTCTGGTGAAGGGCGCGGACAGGCACTGGCAAAAGCTGCAGGTTTCACCAAAGGGCGTACGCCGAGGATTGTCGATGCGACAGCCGGCCTTGGGCGCGATGCATTCCTGCTCGCTTCACTAGGCGCCGATGTCACGCTCATCGAGCGCTCTGCGGGGATGCACGCCCATCTTGAGGATGGCATAAGACGTGCACTTGAAGCTGGCGGTGCCTACGCCGAAACTGCGGCCCGCATGACGCTACTGCATGGTGATTCCAGGGAATTATTGAAAGAGCTTTCACCTGAGGTGGTGATTGTCGATCCAATGCACCCACCCAGACACAATACGGCACTGGTCAAGAAAGAGATGCGCGTGCTTCGCGAACTCGTCGGCGCTGATCCAGACCAGGTGCAGTTGATGGAAGTGGCTCTGGCCAACGCTACAAAGAGGGTCGTACTGAAATGGCCGCTGCGGGCCGATCCGATGCCGGGCATACGAAAACCCTCGCATCAGATACTTGGTAAAAACACCCGGTACGATGTGTTTATGATCTTCGGAAAAACGGCCGACATAGAAGACTGA
- a CDS encoding RNA pseudouridine synthase, which yields MSSKLSNPIYNPPLEPYLTIVHRDEDLLVLDKPSGLLSVPGRDPVLSDSLLTRVQKKFPRALMINRLDKDTSGIVLLSLNRKAHAAIASQFENRQTQKSYIAVVWGDVQGENGEVDLPLAIDPDNKPRHRVDYEHGKTAQSQWHVLERLPLPATRLRLHPLTGRTHQLRVHMKAIGHPILGDEFYADGEALAGASRLMLHAEEVAFRHPDGRDVRYVVPCPF from the coding sequence ATGTCGTCCAAGCTTTCGAACCCGATCTATAATCCACCGCTTGAACCCTATCTTACGATCGTTCACCGCGATGAAGATCTTCTTGTGCTGGACAAGCCAAGCGGACTTCTGTCGGTGCCGGGACGCGACCCTGTCCTGTCCGACAGCTTGCTGACGCGGGTGCAGAAGAAATTTCCCAGGGCCTTGATGATAAATCGGCTGGATAAGGACACATCCGGCATCGTGCTTTTGTCGCTCAACCGAAAGGCCCATGCTGCGATCGCCTCACAATTTGAAAATCGGCAAACGCAGAAATCCTATATCGCTGTGGTCTGGGGAGACGTTCAGGGCGAGAACGGCGAAGTGGATCTGCCGCTTGCGATCGATCCCGACAACAAGCCTCGTCACCGGGTCGACTACGAGCACGGTAAAACCGCGCAAAGCCAATGGCATGTGCTAGAACGGCTGCCTCTGCCTGCCACACGGCTTCGGCTTCACCCTCTGACAGGCCGTACTCATCAATTGCGCGTTCATATGAAGGCGATCGGCCATCCCATCCTTGGCGACGAGTTTTATGCAGATGGAGAAGCCTTAGCGGGCGCTTCCCGACTGATGTTGCATGCCGAGGAGGTGGCCTTCCGGCACCCGGATGGCCGAGACGTTCGCTATGTTGTGCCCTGCCCCTTCTGA
- a CDS encoding YigZ family protein, protein MFTLDQPVTFSQDIKKSRFIAFASPITSEEDAKTFLAKNSDFAANHNCWAWRTGQVYRFSDDGEPSGTAGKPILQAIDGQELDNVAVVVVRWFGGILLGSGGLIRAYGGTAAACLRLGEKSPVIAYLTATLSCPFSDLALVKSRLSAIRSLKVDAEDFTATGADMRLSVPNEEAERLGRLLSDLTSGRVNLHIPD, encoded by the coding sequence ATGTTCACACTCGACCAGCCCGTCACCTTTTCGCAGGATATCAAAAAGAGCCGTTTCATTGCGTTTGCCTCGCCGATCACCAGCGAGGAGGATGCAAAGACCTTTCTGGCTAAGAATTCCGATTTTGCTGCGAACCACAATTGCTGGGCCTGGCGGACAGGACAGGTCTACAGATTTAGCGATGACGGCGAACCCTCCGGAACGGCGGGCAAACCGATCCTCCAGGCCATTGATGGACAGGAACTCGACAATGTCGCGGTGGTTGTCGTGCGCTGGTTCGGGGGCATTCTCCTTGGCAGCGGCGGCCTGATCCGGGCCTATGGCGGCACAGCAGCCGCGTGTTTGCGGCTCGGTGAAAAATCGCCGGTGATAGCTTATCTCACTGCGACCCTCAGTTGCCCGTTTTCCGATCTGGCTCTGGTTAAATCGAGGCTTTCGGCGATCCGTAGCCTCAAAGTCGACGCCGAGGATTTCACTGCCACCGGGGCTGATATGCGACTTTCCGTGCCAAACGAAGAGGCTGAGCGACTTGGACGATTGTTAAGCGACCTTACGAGCGGACGGGTCAATTTGCATATTCCGGACTGA
- a CDS encoding TIGR03862 family flavoprotein translates to MDGDGDKHVTGARQIAIVGGGPAGLMAAEMLSAAGHAVTVFEAMPTVARKLLMAGKSGLNITHSEDYENFVHRFGTAEPRLRTALDAFTPAMLRDWALGLGQETFTGTSGRVFPTVMKASPLLRAWLSRLEMQGVVIRTRHRWTGFTGDSLRFETPAGPMTATFDAVLLALGGASWPRLGSDAAWAPRLAEKGVVVSPFRPANCGFDVDWSETFRERFAGDALKSVVAISSAGAFSGEFVVTRHGVEGSLVYAHSAALRDQLDETGKASLIVDLAPGRTVERLGRDLSRLGRKESFSNRLRKGAGLSGVKAALLRELFPDISSLPADLVAVRIKHAEIPLARTRPIDEAISSAGGVAWQGVRDDYMLEKLPGVFVAGEMLDWEAPTGGYLLTACFATGKAAANGIATWCRQGLSDRADQ, encoded by the coding sequence ATGGATGGTGACGGAGATAAGCACGTGACTGGCGCAAGGCAGATCGCAATCGTCGGCGGTGGACCGGCAGGTCTGATGGCAGCCGAGATGCTGTCGGCTGCGGGCCATGCTGTCACGGTCTTTGAAGCGATGCCGACGGTCGCAAGAAAATTGCTGATGGCGGGGAAATCCGGCCTTAACATCACCCATTCCGAGGACTACGAAAACTTCGTTCACCGATTTGGTACGGCCGAACCGCGTCTGCGTACCGCACTCGATGCTTTTACGCCTGCCATGTTGCGTGACTGGGCGCTGGGTTTGGGGCAGGAAACCTTTACAGGAACATCGGGCCGTGTCTTCCCAACGGTGATGAAAGCGTCGCCACTGTTGCGAGCGTGGTTGTCACGGTTGGAAATGCAGGGCGTTGTCATCAGGACGCGCCACCGTTGGACAGGATTTACGGGCGACAGTCTTCGGTTCGAAACACCGGCTGGACCAATGACAGCCACGTTCGATGCCGTTTTGCTGGCGCTCGGTGGCGCCAGTTGGCCGCGCCTTGGCTCGGATGCTGCCTGGGCTCCGAGGCTCGCCGAGAAGGGTGTTGTCGTCTCTCCCTTCCGCCCTGCCAACTGCGGTTTCGACGTCGACTGGAGCGAGACATTTCGCGAGCGTTTCGCCGGTGACGCTTTAAAATCGGTTGTCGCCATTTCCAGTGCTGGTGCGTTTTCGGGCGAGTTCGTCGTCACCAGACATGGTGTTGAGGGCAGTCTCGTTTATGCACATTCGGCCGCACTTCGCGATCAATTGGACGAGACCGGAAAAGCTTCCCTCATCGTCGATCTGGCGCCCGGCCGAACGGTGGAGCGGCTCGGACGCGATCTGTCCAGGCTTGGTCGCAAGGAAAGCTTTTCCAACCGGTTGCGTAAGGGAGCCGGGCTGTCGGGGGTGAAGGCTGCACTGCTACGAGAGCTCTTTCCTGACATTTCCTCTCTACCGGCAGACCTTGTGGCCGTGCGGATCAAGCATGCCGAGATCCCACTGGCGCGGACAAGGCCGATTGACGAGGCTATTTCTTCTGCCGGCGGGGTCGCGTGGCAGGGCGTCAGAGACGATTACATGCTGGAGAAGCTCCCCGGCGTCTTTGTCGCCGGGGAAATGCTTGACTGGGAAGCACCGACTGGTGGGTACCTGTTGACCGCCTGCTTTGCGACCGGAAAAGCCGCCGCCAACGGCATTGCGACATGGTGCAGGCAGGGTCTCTCAGACCGCGCGGATCAGTAA
- a CDS encoding glyoxylate/hydroxypyruvate reductase A: MPTPIAFVSRSDSESETIWKTALRAAMPEETILSFSELSEEQKQAVELAIVANPDPADIAALPGLKWIHSLWAGVERLVLELGQKAPPIVRLKDPELSRVMAEAVLAWTYYLQRDMPVYRNNQQNAIWKDLDYRHPQDVTVGLLGLGALGAVAAERLLDAGFNVAGWSRSPKSIANVETLNGETGLNSLLAKSDILVCLIPLTDDTRGLINADRIGVMKDGAEIINFGRGPVIVTDDLTAALDSGKLSHAVLDVFDQEPLPQSSALWRNPKVTVLPHISAPTSRESSARIVAANIGKWRTTGVLPETVDMQRGY; encoded by the coding sequence ATGCCGACACCCATTGCCTTTGTTTCCCGATCGGATTCGGAATCCGAAACCATCTGGAAAACCGCCCTTCGCGCGGCCATGCCGGAGGAAACCATTCTTTCCTTTTCCGAACTGAGTGAAGAACAGAAACAGGCGGTGGAACTGGCAATCGTCGCAAATCCGGACCCAGCCGATATCGCGGCTTTACCGGGGCTTAAATGGATTCACAGTCTGTGGGCAGGCGTTGAGCGGCTGGTCCTCGAACTCGGGCAAAAGGCACCACCGATCGTTCGGCTGAAAGATCCTGAATTGTCACGCGTGATGGCGGAAGCAGTACTGGCATGGACCTATTATCTGCAGCGCGATATGCCCGTCTATCGCAACAATCAGCAGAATGCCATCTGGAAGGACCTGGATTACCGCCATCCACAAGATGTCACCGTCGGTTTGCTGGGACTTGGTGCTCTCGGTGCTGTTGCCGCCGAACGACTTCTGGACGCCGGCTTCAATGTCGCAGGATGGAGCCGATCACCAAAATCAATTGCCAATGTGGAAACGCTGAATGGCGAAACCGGATTGAACAGCCTGCTTGCAAAAAGCGACATTCTTGTCTGCTTGATACCGCTTACAGACGATACACGTGGCCTTATTAACGCCGACCGCATCGGCGTGATGAAGGACGGTGCAGAGATCATCAATTTCGGACGTGGCCCTGTCATCGTAACCGATGACCTCACCGCAGCACTCGATTCCGGCAAGCTGTCGCATGCTGTGCTCGATGTCTTCGATCAGGAACCATTGCCGCAGTCGTCTGCGCTCTGGCGAAACCCGAAAGTGACCGTTTTACCGCATATTTCCGCACCCACCAGCCGCGAAAGTTCGGCAAGGATCGTTGCTGCCAATATCGGCAAGTGGCGGACCACAGGTGTCTTGCCTGAAACCGTGGATATGCAGCGAGGTTACTGA
- a CDS encoding polysaccharide biosynthesis tyrosine autokinase, which yields MHHKTFKSNINFADQGKDADTFIDLDRLWAAVMRRANVIAACVVASMVLAGLYLVLATPVYTAMTQVLLDESLSRYAEEESPVPAAQIVDNRIASAVEILKSKEMALTVVDKAKFDENDTIVNPPMSPAELVKSSVRGIVNLLTPGEPPVSEAAIRAGRREKAAAVLQQSLTVERVGRSSVIAISTRSTDRQLAAQIAKTYAQAYLTEQLNANFDASERASVWLQERLSDLNQRAQAAELAVEKFKADNNIISSRGELISEGQLADLNGQLIAAQADAATASARYNQYKSIIDRGPDAAVDNAVVSARDTDNTVIQDLRKRYITISDRQKGIVEQFGADHPQAVALDAEKKEVARQIFQELQQLTGSLKNEYEVTNSRVQSLRDNIDRVAGRNSQTNMTMVQLRELDQRATALRTLYQSYLGRFEEAAQKQSFPIAKARVISEAGLPTSPSSPKKTMTMALSVILGLMLGGGVAALLEFRDRFFHTGNDVRDNLRMRFLGYLPFIGERGVEAAKPGNSAATPGGENATIDANGQVSFQKMLRLAVDSPRSSFAETLRNVKLTADVVIQERQCRVIGVISCLPNEGKSVVALNLAGLIASTGKRTLVVDADIRNPGLSRMLTTRQSAGLVEVVLDEVPWTQAVKVDSRTKMGILPVSTSNQFAHSSELLSSSGMRKFIDAAREACDYIIVDLAPVVPVIDAKAFASQVDGFVFVTEWGKTPIQMVQNVMANEPQIANKTLGIVLNKTDMTELQRYAGPGGSEHYHEKFAAYYGDAKQPAKEPA from the coding sequence ATGCACCACAAGACCTTTAAATCCAACATCAATTTTGCCGATCAGGGCAAGGATGCCGACACCTTCATTGACCTCGATCGCCTCTGGGCGGCCGTGATGCGTCGCGCCAACGTGATTGCCGCCTGTGTGGTCGCCAGCATGGTGTTGGCTGGCCTTTATCTGGTGCTTGCAACCCCTGTTTATACCGCGATGACGCAGGTCCTTCTGGATGAAAGCCTTTCTCGTTATGCGGAAGAGGAATCACCGGTCCCGGCAGCCCAGATCGTCGACAACCGTATTGCCAGCGCCGTGGAAATTTTGAAATCCAAGGAAATGGCGCTGACCGTCGTCGACAAGGCGAAGTTCGATGAGAATGACACCATCGTCAATCCGCCGATGTCGCCGGCCGAACTGGTGAAATCGTCCGTACGTGGCATTGTAAATCTGCTTACGCCGGGCGAGCCGCCAGTCTCCGAAGCCGCAATCCGTGCTGGGCGCCGTGAAAAGGCCGCCGCCGTTCTCCAGCAATCGCTAACCGTCGAACGCGTTGGACGCAGTTCCGTGATCGCGATCTCGACGCGCTCCACCGACCGCCAGCTCGCCGCACAGATCGCCAAGACCTATGCACAGGCCTATCTGACCGAACAGCTCAATGCCAACTTCGACGCAAGTGAGCGCGCCTCTGTCTGGTTGCAGGAACGCCTCAGCGACCTCAATCAGCGTGCCCAGGCTGCCGAGCTCGCCGTTGAAAAATTCAAGGCGGACAACAACATCATCTCCTCGCGCGGCGAACTGATTTCGGAAGGCCAGCTTGCCGATCTGAACGGCCAGCTTATTGCCGCACAGGCCGATGCCGCTACCGCTTCCGCACGCTACAACCAATACAAGTCGATCATCGACCGCGGCCCAGATGCGGCCGTGGACAACGCGGTCGTTTCGGCCCGCGACACTGACAACACCGTCATTCAGGATCTTCGTAAGCGTTACATCACCATCTCCGACCGCCAGAAGGGGATCGTCGAGCAGTTTGGTGCCGATCACCCGCAGGCAGTTGCGCTGGACGCCGAGAAGAAGGAAGTTGCGCGTCAGATCTTCCAGGAACTGCAACAGCTCACCGGCAGCCTCAAGAACGAATATGAGGTGACCAATTCCCGCGTGCAGTCCCTTCGTGATAACATCGATCGTGTCGCAGGCCGCAACTCTCAGACCAACATGACGATGGTGCAACTGCGTGAACTGGATCAGCGCGCCACGGCTTTGCGCACGCTCTACCAGTCCTATCTTGGGCGCTTCGAAGAAGCCGCACAAAAGCAGTCCTTCCCGATTGCAAAGGCGCGCGTCATTTCTGAAGCGGGCCTGCCGACGTCACCTTCCAGCCCTAAAAAAACTATGACGATGGCACTTTCTGTCATTCTTGGCCTGATGCTGGGCGGCGGTGTTGCAGCTCTGCTTGAGTTTCGCGACCGCTTCTTCCACACCGGCAACGATGTGCGCGACAATCTGCGTATGCGTTTCCTGGGCTACCTGCCATTCATCGGTGAGCGTGGTGTCGAGGCTGCCAAGCCAGGAAACAGCGCCGCGACCCCCGGTGGTGAAAATGCAACCATTGACGCCAACGGGCAGGTCTCGTTCCAGAAGATGCTGCGTCTTGCCGTCGATAGCCCGCGTTCGAGCTTTGCCGAAACGCTTCGCAATGTGAAGCTGACAGCGGACGTTGTCATTCAGGAGCGCCAATGCCGGGTCATTGGCGTGATTTCCTGCCTGCCGAACGAAGGTAAATCTGTCGTCGCACTCAACCTCGCGGGGCTAATCGCATCGACTGGCAAACGCACGCTGGTGGTGGACGCCGACATCCGTAACCCGGGTCTCAGCCGCATGCTCACCACGCGTCAATCTGCAGGTCTTGTGGAAGTGGTCCTCGACGAGGTTCCCTGGACGCAGGCGGTCAAGGTCGATAGCCGTACGAAAATGGGCATTCTCCCTGTCTCGACCAGCAACCAGTTCGCCCATTCCAGTGAACTTCTGTCGTCATCTGGCATGCGCAAGTTCATCGATGCCGCACGCGAAGCGTGTGACTACATCATCGTCGACCTAGCACCGGTCGTTCCAGTAATCGATGCAAAGGCTTTCGCATCGCAGGTGGACGGTTTCGTGTTCGTGACCGAATGGGGTAAGACGCCGATCCAGATGGTACAGAACGTCATGGCCAACGAACCGCAAATCGCCAATAAGACGCTCGGTATCGTGTTGAACAAGACCGACATGACCGAGTTGCAGCGCTACGCTGGACCGGGCGGTTCGGAGCACTATCACGAGAAATTTGCGGCCTATTACGGCGACGCCAAGCAGCCCGCCAAGGAGCCAGCATAA
- a CDS encoding UTP--glucose-1-phosphate uridylyltransferase, whose protein sequence is MDMKKTVRKAVIPVAGNGTRFLPATKAMPKEMLTIVDRPVVQYAVDEALQAGIEHIIFVTSRNKTAIEDYFDSAPELINTLTRSGKTVQVLQLEKMLPVAGTVSYTRQQVPLGLGHAVWCARELVGNEPFALLLPDMVSYGARGCIAGLMELYDEVGGNILGVEECLPAETSSYGIVGVGAKVSHGFSVTEMIEKPEPSKAPSNYYLNGRYILQPEIFDILARQERGAGNEIQLTDGMKRLAEKQAFHAQKYTGRTFDCGSKQGFIAANVAFSLLRADMEEQVLASIKELVANHESRVQAA, encoded by the coding sequence ATGGACATGAAGAAAACTGTCAGAAAAGCCGTTATTCCCGTTGCCGGAAACGGCACGCGCTTTTTGCCCGCAACGAAGGCAATGCCGAAGGAAATGCTGACGATCGTCGATCGGCCCGTCGTGCAATATGCCGTTGACGAGGCCTTGCAGGCAGGTATCGAGCACATCATCTTTGTCACGAGCCGCAACAAGACCGCGATCGAAGACTATTTCGACAGCGCACCGGAACTGATCAACACGCTGACCCGCTCCGGCAAGACGGTGCAGGTTCTCCAGCTTGAGAAGATGCTGCCGGTAGCAGGCACGGTCAGCTATACCCGCCAGCAGGTGCCGCTCGGTCTCGGCCACGCCGTCTGGTGTGCCCGCGAACTGGTTGGCAACGAACCTTTTGCCCTTCTTCTGCCTGACATGGTTTCTTACGGCGCGCGCGGCTGCATAGCCGGCCTGATGGAGCTTTATGACGAAGTCGGCGGCAACATCCTCGGCGTCGAGGAATGCCTTCCGGCGGAAACCTCCTCCTACGGCATTGTTGGCGTGGGCGCGAAGGTCAGCCACGGCTTTTCCGTCACCGAAATGATCGAAAAGCCGGAACCGTCCAAGGCACCGTCGAATTACTATCTCAATGGCCGCTACATTCTGCAGCCGGAGATTTTCGACATTCTCGCGAGGCAGGAGCGCGGTGCAGGCAACGAGATCCAATTGACCGACGGCATGAAACGACTGGCTGAAAAGCAGGCGTTCCACGCTCAGAAATATACGGGTCGCACCTTCGACTGCGGCAGCAAGCAGGGCTTTATTGCCGCCAACGTCGCATTTTCGCTGCTCCGTGCGGATATGGAAGAACAGGTTCTGGCGTCGATCAAGGAATTGGTCGCCAACCATGAAAGCCGCGTTCAGGCGGCCTGA